From the Streptomyces pluripotens genome, one window contains:
- a CDS encoding branched-chain amino acid ABC transporter permease, whose translation MTDTLETTPSATDTAARGPIPLAPGAARLLIAAGAVGTIASTFLSWTWTPDFPGNLTVYGYPAGLQTLALVAGALTLLYGLTLWNVPGLRQLNPRNATTPIFFAALSAFAVCWFTGIAIAVDLGGLVNLDPGAFVAMAASALPVIGALALPHPAPGHGLRGYLAKPDQPRPRTLTPLVERAIITAGTLLALVVFTYGIGINDDDSETFLGFLLVVVFIAWALIHAGLVDTYATISTRHKGFATTLAFAAAVIFPFTQTNDHNANIGVNILIFATVALGLNIVVGLTGLLDLGYVAFLGVGAYAAALVSGSEYSPFQVHFGFWAAALTGMAASLVFGVLIGGPTLRLRGDYLAIVTLGFGEIFRITVNSLDGDSGPNITRGPNGITQIPDIKILGFNLGDAHNIGGFTLGRFANYLFLMLIITAIVVLVFTRAADSRIGRSWIAIREDETAATAMGINGFRVKLIAFALGASLAGLAGTVMAHVNYSVNPQPYMFAGAAPPNSAFLLAAVVLGGMGTVSGPLLGASLLYLIPEKLQFLQNYELLAFGVALVLLMRFRPEGIIANRRRQLEFHEADQIDIPDQKTLPDEPAVSKAGA comes from the coding sequence ATGACCGACACCCTCGAAACCACCCCCTCGGCCACGGACACGGCCGCACGCGGACCCATCCCGCTCGCGCCGGGCGCTGCCCGCCTGCTCATCGCGGCCGGCGCGGTCGGCACCATCGCCAGCACCTTCCTCAGCTGGACCTGGACGCCCGACTTCCCCGGCAACCTCACCGTCTACGGTTACCCGGCGGGGCTGCAGACCCTCGCCCTGGTCGCCGGCGCCCTCACCCTGCTGTACGGGCTCACCCTGTGGAACGTGCCGGGGCTGCGTCAGCTGAACCCCCGGAACGCCACCACCCCGATCTTCTTCGCCGCCCTGTCGGCATTCGCCGTCTGCTGGTTCACCGGCATCGCCATCGCCGTCGATCTCGGCGGCCTGGTCAACCTGGACCCGGGCGCGTTCGTGGCCATGGCCGCCTCCGCCCTCCCGGTCATCGGCGCACTCGCCCTGCCCCACCCAGCTCCCGGCCACGGCCTGCGCGGCTACCTGGCCAAGCCGGACCAGCCCCGCCCCCGCACGCTCACCCCGCTCGTCGAGCGCGCCATCATCACGGCCGGCACGCTCCTTGCCCTGGTGGTCTTCACCTACGGCATCGGCATCAACGACGACGACAGCGAAACGTTCCTGGGCTTCCTCCTCGTCGTCGTCTTCATCGCCTGGGCGCTGATCCACGCCGGACTCGTCGACACCTACGCGACGATCTCCACCCGGCACAAGGGCTTCGCCACCACGCTGGCCTTCGCCGCCGCCGTGATCTTCCCGTTCACCCAGACCAACGACCACAACGCGAACATCGGGGTGAACATCCTGATCTTCGCCACCGTGGCCCTCGGCCTGAACATCGTGGTCGGCCTCACCGGTCTACTCGACCTCGGATACGTCGCGTTCCTCGGTGTCGGCGCCTACGCCGCCGCCCTGGTCTCCGGCTCCGAGTACTCCCCCTTCCAGGTCCACTTCGGGTTCTGGGCCGCCGCCCTCACCGGAATGGCCGCCTCACTGGTCTTCGGTGTCCTCATCGGCGGTCCCACACTGCGGCTGCGCGGCGACTACCTGGCCATCGTGACCCTCGGCTTCGGTGAGATCTTCCGCATCACCGTCAACAGCCTGGACGGCGACTCCGGCCCGAACATCACCCGCGGCCCCAACGGCATCACCCAGATCCCCGACATCAAGATCCTCGGGTTCAACCTGGGCGATGCCCACAACATCGGCGGATTCACCCTCGGGCGCTTCGCGAACTACCTGTTCCTGATGCTGATCATCACGGCCATCGTCGTGCTGGTCTTCACCCGCGCCGCCGACTCCCGCATCGGCCGCTCCTGGATCGCCATCCGCGAGGACGAGACCGCCGCCACCGCCATGGGCATCAACGGCTTCCGCGTCAAGCTCATCGCCTTCGCGCTCGGTGCCTCCTTGGCCGGACTCGCCGGCACGGTGATGGCACACGTCAACTACAGCGTCAACCCGCAGCCGTACATGTTCGCCGGCGCCGCACCGCCCAACTCGGCCTTCCTGCTGGCCGCCGTCGTCCTCGGCGGTATGGGCACCGTCAGCGGCCCGCTGCTGGGCGCTAGCCTGCTCTACCTGATCCCGGAGAAGCTCCAGTTCCTGCAGAACTACGAACTGCTGGCCTTCGGCGTGGCCCTGGTCCTGCTCATGCGCTTCCGGCCTGAGGGCATCATCGCCAACCGGCGGCGCCAGCTGGAGTTCCACGAGGCCGACCAGATCGACATACCGGACCAGAAGACGCTGCCCGACGAACCGGCCGTCAGCAAGGCAGGGGCGTAA
- a CDS encoding ABC transporter ATP-binding protein, giving the protein MTTPVLEARDVTMRFGGLTAVRSVDFTVNSGEIVGLIGPNGAGKTTFFNCLTGLYIPTEGTVAYRGKVLPPKPHLVTQAGIARTFQNIRLFANMTVLENVLVGRHTRTKEGLWSALLRGPGFRNAEKRSETKAMELLEFVGLDAKRDHLARNLPYGEQRKLEIARALASEPGLLLLDEPTAGMNPQETRATEDLVFAIRDMGIAVLVIEHDMRFIFNLCDRVAVLVQGEKLVEGTSDVVQADERVVAAYLGEPFEGDSGEAEAGEGEASRTEPAKADAAQAEPAQADASEDETSDDETSDDEAAEAAETEPAAEESTRTTQGETP; this is encoded by the coding sequence ATGACGACACCTGTACTCGAAGCCCGTGACGTCACGATGCGCTTCGGCGGCCTGACCGCCGTCCGGTCAGTCGACTTCACGGTCAACAGTGGCGAGATCGTCGGCCTGATCGGCCCGAACGGCGCCGGCAAGACCACCTTCTTCAACTGCCTCACCGGCCTGTACATACCCACCGAGGGCACGGTCGCCTACCGGGGCAAGGTCCTGCCGCCCAAGCCGCACCTGGTGACCCAGGCGGGCATCGCCCGCACCTTCCAGAACATTCGGCTCTTCGCCAACATGACCGTTCTGGAGAACGTCCTCGTGGGCCGCCACACACGGACCAAGGAAGGCTTGTGGTCGGCGCTGCTGCGCGGTCCGGGCTTCCGCAACGCCGAGAAGCGGTCCGAGACCAAGGCCATGGAACTCCTGGAGTTCGTCGGCCTGGACGCGAAGCGGGACCACCTCGCGCGGAACCTGCCCTACGGCGAGCAACGCAAGCTGGAGATCGCCCGGGCACTGGCGAGCGAGCCTGGCCTGCTGCTGCTCGACGAACCGACCGCCGGCATGAACCCGCAGGAAACCCGGGCCACCGAAGACCTCGTCTTCGCCATCCGGGACATGGGCATCGCCGTCCTGGTCATCGAGCACGACATGCGCTTCATCTTCAACCTGTGCGACCGTGTGGCCGTCCTGGTCCAGGGCGAGAAGCTCGTCGAGGGCACCTCCGACGTCGTCCAGGCCGACGAGCGCGTTGTCGCCGCCTACCTGGGAGAGCCCTTCGAAGGCGACTCAGGGGAGGCGGAGGCCGGGGAGGGCGAGGCCTCACGGACCGAACCCGCCAAGGCCGACGCCGCACAGGCGGAACCCGCGCAAGCCGACGCCTCAGAGGACGAAACCTCGGACGACGAAACCTCGGACGACGAGGCCGCAGAAGCCGCCGAGACCGAACCGGCCGCCGAGGAGAGCACCCGCACCACCCAGGGAGAGACCCCGTGA
- a CDS encoding ABC transporter ATP-binding protein yields the protein MTALLEVEDLRVAYGKIEAVKGISFSVEAGQVVTLIGTNGAGKTTTLRTLSGLLKPTTGKIIFDGKPLNGTPAHKIVALGLAHSPEGRHIFPRLTIAENLQLGAFLRNDKEGIERDIQRAYDLFPILGERRKQAAGTLSGGEQQMLAMGRALMSQPKLLMLDEPSMGLSPIMMQKIMSTIVELKSQGTTILLVEQNAQAALSLADQGHVMEVGNIVLSGSGQDLLHDESVRKAYLGED from the coding sequence GTGACCGCACTGCTGGAGGTCGAGGACCTCAGGGTCGCCTACGGCAAGATCGAGGCCGTCAAAGGCATCTCGTTCAGCGTCGAGGCCGGCCAGGTCGTCACCCTCATCGGCACCAACGGCGCCGGCAAGACGACCACCCTGCGCACGCTCTCGGGCCTGCTGAAGCCCACCACCGGCAAGATCATCTTTGATGGTAAGCCGCTCAACGGGACCCCCGCGCACAAGATCGTCGCGCTCGGGCTCGCCCACTCCCCCGAAGGCCGGCACATCTTCCCGCGACTGACCATCGCCGAGAACCTGCAACTCGGCGCGTTCCTCCGCAACGACAAGGAAGGCATCGAAAGGGACATCCAGCGCGCCTACGATCTCTTCCCGATCCTGGGCGAACGGCGCAAGCAGGCCGCCGGCACCCTCTCGGGCGGTGAGCAGCAGATGCTCGCCATGGGCAGGGCGCTGATGTCGCAGCCCAAGCTCCTGATGCTGGACGAGCCGTCCATGGGCCTGTCACCGATCATGATGCAGAAGATCATGTCCACGATCGTCGAGCTGAAGTCCCAGGGCACGACGATCCTGCTGGTCGAGCAGAACGCCCAGGCGGCACTCTCGCTCGCCGACCAGGGCCACGTCATGGAGGTCGGCAACATCGTCCTGTCCGGCAGCGGCCAGGACCTGCTGCACGACGAGTCGGTGCGCAAGGCGTACCTCGGCGAGGACTGA
- a CDS encoding ANTAR domain-containing response regulator yields the protein MTSPESPQPVDVPDDDKSHVPPVTTRVVIAEDEALIRLDLKEMLEEEGYSVVGEAGDGEQAIELAREHRPDLVILDVKMPKLDGISAAEKIAEESIAPVLMLTAFSQRDLVERARDAGAMAYLVKPFSKSDVVPAIEMAVSRFTELKQLEQEVADLTQRLETRKLVDRAKSVLQTEYGLTEPAAFRWIQKTSMDRRMSMQQVAEAVIADSEEKKAAKKG from the coding sequence GTGACCTCCCCCGAGTCGCCCCAGCCCGTAGACGTGCCTGACGACGACAAGTCGCACGTGCCTCCGGTGACGACCCGTGTCGTCATCGCCGAGGACGAGGCCCTGATCCGACTCGACCTCAAAGAGATGCTGGAGGAGGAGGGCTACAGCGTGGTCGGCGAGGCCGGGGATGGCGAGCAGGCCATCGAGCTGGCCCGCGAGCACAGGCCGGACCTGGTCATCCTGGACGTGAAGATGCCCAAGCTGGACGGCATCTCCGCGGCTGAGAAGATCGCCGAGGAGTCCATCGCGCCGGTCCTGATGCTCACTGCCTTCTCCCAGCGCGACCTGGTCGAACGTGCCCGGGACGCCGGTGCCATGGCCTATCTGGTCAAGCCGTTCAGCAAGAGCGATGTCGTCCCCGCCATCGAGATGGCCGTCTCCCGCTTCACCGAGCTGAAGCAGCTGGAGCAGGAGGTCGCCGACCTGACCCAGCGGCTGGAGACCCGCAAGCTGGTCGACCGGGCCAAGTCGGTCCTACAGACCGAGTACGGTCTGACCGAGCCGGCCGCCTTCCGTTGGATCCAGAAGACCTCCATGGACCGCCGCATGTCGATGCAGCAGGTCGCCGAGGCCGTCATCGCGGACAGCGAGGAGAAGAAGGCCGCCAAGAAGGGCTGA
- the pyk gene encoding pyruvate kinase has protein sequence MRRAKIVCTLGPATDSYDQIKALVEAGMDVARFNLSHGTHAEHEERYRHVRKAADETGRSVGILADLQGPKIRLGCFTEGPVLLERGDTFTLTVEEGIEGDRLQCGTTYAGLAADVTPGERILVDDGKVCLEVTAVDGPRIRTRVAEGGMVSDHKGLNLPGVAVSVPALSRKDEDDLRWALRTGFDAIALSFVRSGVDAADVHRIMTEEDRRLPVIAKIEKPQAVENLDGIVAAFDGLMVARGDLGVEMPLEQVPIVQKRAIKLAKRNAKPVIVATQMLDSMIDNSRPTRAEASDVANAVLDGTDAVMLSGETSVGTYPIETVCTMAKIVEAAEEDMLANGLPPLTERNKPRTQGGAVARAAAEMGDFLSAKFLVAFTQSGDTARRMSRYRSPIPLLAFTPEPATRSQLSFTWGAETFLGPHANTTDAMVEQVDDLLLRHGRCEKGDVVVITAGSPPGVSGSTNLVRVHRIGEDDGPN, from the coding sequence ATGCGCCGAGCAAAGATCGTCTGCACATTGGGGCCCGCCACCGATTCGTACGACCAGATCAAGGCACTGGTCGAGGCCGGAATGGACGTCGCCCGGTTCAACCTCAGCCACGGCACCCACGCCGAACACGAGGAGCGCTATCGGCACGTGCGAAAGGCGGCTGATGAAACCGGCCGCAGCGTCGGAATCCTTGCTGATCTTCAAGGCCCGAAGATCAGGCTCGGCTGCTTCACTGAAGGACCCGTACTCCTTGAACGCGGCGACACCTTCACCCTCACCGTGGAGGAAGGCATCGAGGGCGACCGCCTCCAGTGCGGCACCACCTACGCGGGCCTCGCTGCCGACGTCACCCCCGGCGAACGCATCCTCGTCGACGACGGCAAGGTCTGCCTGGAAGTCACCGCCGTCGACGGCCCCCGCATCCGCACCCGGGTCGCCGAGGGCGGCATGGTCTCCGACCACAAGGGCCTGAACCTTCCCGGCGTCGCCGTCTCCGTCCCCGCCCTCTCCAGGAAGGACGAAGACGACCTGCGCTGGGCGCTGCGCACGGGCTTCGACGCCATCGCCCTCTCCTTCGTCCGTAGCGGAGTCGACGCCGCGGATGTGCACCGCATCATGACCGAGGAGGACCGCCGCCTCCCGGTGATCGCCAAGATCGAAAAACCACAGGCCGTGGAGAACCTCGACGGTATCGTCGCCGCCTTCGACGGGCTGATGGTCGCGCGCGGCGACCTCGGCGTGGAGATGCCCCTGGAACAGGTGCCGATCGTCCAGAAGCGGGCGATCAAACTCGCCAAGCGCAACGCCAAACCGGTCATCGTGGCCACCCAGATGCTCGACTCGATGATCGATAACTCCCGGCCGACCCGCGCCGAGGCCTCCGACGTGGCCAACGCCGTCCTCGACGGCACAGACGCGGTGATGCTCTCCGGTGAGACCAGCGTCGGGACGTATCCGATCGAAACCGTGTGCACTATGGCGAAGATCGTCGAAGCGGCCGAGGAAGACATGCTGGCCAACGGCCTGCCACCGCTGACCGAGCGGAACAAACCGCGCACCCAGGGCGGCGCGGTCGCCCGTGCCGCCGCAGAGATGGGCGACTTCCTGAGTGCGAAGTTCCTGGTGGCCTTCACCCAGTCGGGAGACACGGCCCGCCGCATGTCCCGCTATCGTTCGCCGATCCCGCTCCTGGCCTTCACCCCAGAGCCGGCCACCCGCTCCCAGCTCAGCTTCACCTGGGGCGCGGAGACCTTCCTCGGCCCGCATGCCAACACCACCGACGCCATGGTGGAGCAGGTGGACGACCTGCTGCTGCGCCACGGCCGCTGCGAGAAGGGCGACGTCGTGGTCATCACGGCCGGTTCCCCACCCGGGGTCTCCGGCTCGACCAACTTGGTCCGCGTCCACCGCATCGGCGAGGACGACGGTCCGAACTAG
- a CDS encoding lysine N(6)-hydroxylase/L-ornithine N(5)-oxygenase family protein, whose protein sequence is MNPKPTPPRHEPASPRDLVGIGIGPCNLSLAALAHPLAELDAVFYEQRPGFDWHPGLLIDGATIQVPFLADLVTFADPTSPWSFLNYLKTCERLYPFYFAERFHIHRAEYDAYCRWVAQNLPGLHFNHQVDAVRWNPERDVFEVDYTQLDAEGEVDALGRTYTRNVVLGVGTAPYVPDPLKPLVDAPGVPVIHAADYLDHRETVLTAEHVTVVGSGQSGAEVFLDLLRHRPVGREKVHWIGRTEAFAPMEYSKLGLEHFTPDYTRYFHALAEPVRDRLVAAQWQLHKGIDADTLAAIHDELYQRSLHGGWPDAVLTPGVRVRTAGRIATTKIELHLEHLQQGSRSRLTTDAVILATGYRERPLGRLLAGLDPYLRRDSSERPRIDEEFRLVLDPCVTGSVHVQNAELHTHGVGTPDLGLAAWRSATILNSLTGKEPYPLPARTAFTRFGLEDVQPRVPHARQATRLTPLVEGR, encoded by the coding sequence ATGAACCCGAAGCCCACCCCTCCACGGCACGAACCCGCCTCCCCCCGCGACCTGGTCGGAATCGGCATCGGCCCGTGCAACCTCTCCCTGGCAGCGCTCGCCCACCCGCTCGCCGAACTCGACGCCGTCTTCTACGAACAACGCCCGGGCTTCGACTGGCACCCCGGCCTGCTCATCGACGGCGCCACCATCCAAGTTCCCTTCCTCGCCGACCTGGTGACCTTCGCCGACCCCACCAGTCCCTGGAGCTTCCTGAACTACCTCAAGACCTGCGAGCGGCTCTACCCCTTCTACTTCGCCGAGCGCTTCCACATCCATCGCGCCGAGTACGACGCCTACTGCCGCTGGGTCGCACAGAACCTCCCCGGACTGCACTTCAACCACCAGGTCGACGCCGTCCGCTGGAATCCCGAACGCGACGTGTTCGAGGTCGACTACACCCAACTCGACGCCGAAGGCGAGGTCGACGCCCTGGGCCGCACCTACACCCGCAACGTCGTTCTCGGCGTCGGCACCGCCCCCTACGTACCCGACCCCCTCAAGCCCCTGGTGGACGCCCCGGGCGTCCCTGTCATCCACGCAGCCGACTACCTCGACCACCGCGAAACCGTCCTCACCGCCGAGCACGTCACCGTCGTGGGATCCGGACAGTCCGGTGCCGAGGTCTTCCTCGACCTGCTCCGCCACCGCCCCGTCGGCCGGGAGAAGGTCCACTGGATCGGCCGCACCGAGGCGTTCGCCCCCATGGAGTACTCCAAACTCGGCCTGGAGCACTTCACACCCGACTACACGCGCTATTTCCACGCCCTCGCCGAACCCGTCCGCGACCGACTGGTCGCCGCCCAGTGGCAGCTGCACAAAGGCATCGACGCCGACACCCTCGCCGCCATCCACGACGAGCTGTACCAGCGCTCCCTGCACGGCGGCTGGCCCGACGCAGTCCTCACCCCGGGTGTCCGCGTCCGGACGGCCGGCCGCATCGCCACCACCAAGATCGAACTACATCTGGAACACCTCCAGCAGGGCAGCCGTTCCCGGCTCACCACCGACGCCGTCATCCTCGCCACCGGCTACCGCGAGCGCCCCCTCGGCCGCCTCCTCGCCGGACTCGACCCCTACCTTCGTCGCGACAGCAGCGAACGTCCCCGTATCGACGAGGAGTTCCGGCTCGTCCTCGACCCCTGCGTCACCGGCTCCGTCCACGTCCAGAACGCCGAACTGCACACCCACGGCGTCGGAACCCCAGACCTCGGCCTCGCCGCCTGGCGCAGTGCCACCATCCTCAACTCGCTCACCGGCAAAGAGCCCTACCCGCTGCCGGCCCGCACGGCCTTCACCCGTTTCGGACTGGAGGACGTCCAGCCCCGGGTGCCCCACGCCCGGCAGGCGACTCGACTGACCCCACTCGTCGAGGGAAGGTGA
- a CDS encoding pyridoxal phosphate-dependent decarboxylase family protein, giving the protein MSTPPLASGPDGRDALRPLLGTVVDALAAGGRSRGGPLPAGGPETAAARIAEALGDVLPDDGDPDALRTLVHALAEGAADPSDPLCVAHLHCPPLAVATAADLAASALNPSLDSWDQAPAASALEAAVTRALAHAIGLADALVTTGGTESNQLALLLAREEHGGSIQLVCGANAHHSLSRATWLLGLPDPVVVPAPRGILDPAALHQALTRLPGPLLVAATAGTTDAGLIDPLPEIAGLCATHGARLHIDAAYGGGLLFSDRHRDKLAGLEAAHTVTLDLHKLGWQPVAAGLLAIARPHELAALHHHADYLNAQDDIEAGFPDLLGRSSRTSRRPDILKIAVTLKTLGRNGMGALVDQVCTRAREFAILVQEHPRFELYGRPVISTVLFRPTEATDAAVAAVRRRLLHDGRAILGRARPDGRRWLKATLLNPHTRPDDLAHLLKLVEGSTPR; this is encoded by the coding sequence ATGAGCACGCCGCCCCTCGCCTCAGGCCCCGACGGCCGCGACGCGCTGCGACCGCTCCTCGGTACCGTCGTCGACGCACTCGCCGCCGGTGGCCGATCTCGCGGCGGGCCCTTGCCCGCCGGCGGACCGGAAACCGCCGCCGCTCGCATCGCCGAAGCCCTCGGAGACGTCCTGCCCGACGACGGCGACCCCGATGCCCTACGCACACTCGTGCACGCCCTCGCCGAGGGTGCCGCCGACCCCTCCGATCCGCTGTGCGTGGCCCACCTGCACTGCCCACCGCTCGCCGTGGCCACCGCAGCCGACCTTGCCGCCAGCGCCCTGAACCCCTCTCTGGACTCCTGGGACCAGGCCCCAGCCGCGTCGGCCCTGGAAGCCGCGGTCACCCGCGCCCTCGCCCACGCGATCGGTCTCGCCGACGCGCTCGTCACCACCGGCGGCACCGAATCCAACCAACTCGCCCTGCTGCTGGCCCGAGAGGAGCACGGCGGCAGCATCCAACTCGTCTGCGGCGCGAACGCCCACCACTCCCTGTCCCGCGCCACCTGGCTGCTCGGCCTGCCCGACCCGGTCGTCGTCCCGGCACCCCGCGGCATCCTCGACCCTGCCGCCTTGCACCAGGCCCTCACCCGACTCCCCGGTCCGCTGCTGGTCGCCGCCACCGCCGGTACCACCGACGCCGGTCTCATCGACCCGCTGCCCGAGATCGCCGGACTGTGCGCCACCCACGGCGCCCGCCTGCACATCGACGCCGCCTACGGCGGTGGCCTCCTCTTCAGCGACCGGCACCGCGACAAGCTCGCCGGGCTCGAAGCCGCCCACACCGTCACCCTCGACCTGCACAAGCTCGGCTGGCAGCCGGTCGCCGCGGGCCTCCTCGCCATCGCCCGCCCCCACGAACTCGCCGCACTCCACCACCACGCCGACTACCTGAACGCCCAGGACGACATCGAGGCCGGTTTCCCCGATCTGCTCGGCCGCTCCTCGCGGACCAGCCGCCGCCCCGACATCCTCAAGATCGCCGTCACCTTGAAGACCCTCGGCCGCAACGGCATGGGCGCCCTGGTAGACCAGGTATGCACCCGCGCACGTGAGTTCGCCATACTCGTACAGGAACATCCCCGCTTCGAACTGTACGGCCGGCCCGTCATCAGCACCGTGCTGTTCCGGCCCACCGAAGCCACCGACGCCGCCGTGGCCGCCGTACGCCGCAGGCTGCTCCACGACGGCCGGGCCATCCTCGGCCGCGCCCGACCCGACGGCCGCCGCTGGCTCAAAGCCACCCTTCTCAACCCCCACACCCGGCCGGACGACCTGGCCCACCTCCTCAAACTCGTCGAAGGAAGCACGCCCCGATGA